The DNA segment GGGAGAATCCTCGGTGTCGACATATACAGTCTTCTCCAAGAGAGAGCTAGCTGAAGCGTTGCTTATGTTACTAATATGCTTGTTCAGCCTGTTGGCTCTCAGGCTCTCGGTTTCCTTACGAGTGTCGCGGTGAAACGGAGAACCGTTGCGAAATGGTGACATACATTTAGTGTGTCTGTAAGGAGATGAAGACATACTTGCAGAAGAAGTCAGGTTTGGATGAACCGGTGATAGAACTTTACCACCCAACTTGTGCTTCGAAACAGAATCAAGAGCCAGCTGGAAAAAAATGTACAAGagatgattatttatttatcagcGAGTGACTAAGACAAAAGTGGAAGGGAAGGAGGCTAAAGCTGGAACCTGTTTGATAGATTGGAATCTTGATTTGAGTTGAGAAACCTTGCTTGACTTCACTTGATCATGGCTTGGAGAGTTTTGTTTGGATTTAAAACCTGTGTTAAGCATGGCTACAGATTCTTTAAAGCACAACTGTGGAAACATACCACAACCTCTCCTTGAAAGATAAGCGTACTCAGAAActtcatcatcctcctcctccacgCTTTCTTCATTATCTATGTCTTGGTGGTGGTCATAGTAAGGTGAGAGTGTAGACTTATCATACCTATTAGGAGTTTTCCGCTTCTCCTCTGGTACTGAATCTCTTATTTGTATCGTTGGTTCAGACATAAAGCTGGATGGTTTACGGTTGGACCCATAGTGAGGCTGCTCCACAGTCATGGCTTTAGCAGCTGGTAAGAAACGGTTCAACATGAAGTCCCGAGATTGAGGATCCTCAGAAAGGTTCTTCGTTTCAACAACACTATATCCACTCACACCAGTTATGCTGTGGTTTGGAGAAAAGTAAGAGTGTGTATCATGCGCATCAGAAAACACATCCTCTGAGTCTTCTTCAACCTGTTTAGCCCTGAAACTCAGGTTTCCTGGTGGAAGACATGGCGTGACGACTTGATCACAGACTTTCTGAGGGCTGGAATCATGTCCTTTTAGTCTCCCAGGAGATTGCTTCCATGTGAAAGGAACCGAGGCAACTTCAGTAACCTGATCCAAACCCATCTCACTTGTCGTAGAGTCAAGAGTGAAGTTATTATTACTCTTGTTTCTGCGGACAGAGACAGCTGTGTTGTGCATCCGCCTAGTGGAAAGAAGAGGTGCCTTGAAGTTGAGCCTCCTCTCCGCCATAGCAAGTGAACGTTACTTACCGGAGAAAGAAAAAGCACAAATTTGGAACAAGAAAGAGCAGAAACGAAGAGTAACTTCTTTGAGACTCTGTGTGAAAGAGAATCTTTTGAATCGTTCAAAGAGGCCTTGAGATACTTTTAAAAAAGGTACTGAAAGACTTGAGTAAACGTAAGAGAGAGACAAGCTAAAGTTCTTTTTGGAAGGTTGCCGTGATTATGAAGAAGGCGACGAAGATGGGACTCGTGGAAGGAGAAGTCACGAGGTCATTGGCGCATTCGATGTGGGACATTTACTACTACTACTCTTTActcttcattcttttttttttgaatattctgAGTTGGTTACCATATGAGACACATTGTGTCTTTGGATTGCATAGAGGGACACATCTTGCTTTGTAGACACAATATCTTTGTCGAAGAAGAATAATGGACATTGTTGCCCCTGATTAAGGGAGACCGAACTTTCTGTCTGGTTATGGAACCGGTTTGCAAGCTGTAAGACCGGGTTGCTAGCTGTCTGTCTTATCCATTACCAAAAGCGGGGAAGAAATTCTCACCgtaggataaaaaaaaaagcaagtttGATCCTACGGTTAGATTTGAAAGTAGGTTTTGCCAAGGACGTGGATAAAATGCGTGTTTGTCGTTGGGGAGCAAGAAAGAGCGACGTTCTTCTGGGGATTTGCAATAGAGAGAACGtaggttaatattttttttttgtctatgattgttgatgaatgttttgtaaaatcggaTCTTGTATTCAATCGAATGTGTTCTTGCGCATGGTGCAGGTGCTATGGAAGACCAGTGCATGGTGATGTGTGGCGACTGGGTTTGTGGGGATGGATGTAAGTGGGAATTTGTGGTCGACAAAAGGCAGATGGCACGGCTTGTACCGATTTCCGAGTCTATTGCACTGAAAGAACTTCAAGAGAGTGTTTTGCGGGAGTTCGGTAAGGAGGAGAAGCTTTGGGAACCTGTTCTTAGTTACTGGACGCCAACAAGCTTCGAGTTAGCGACGGGGATTCGAACGCCTCCTGTGCAGCTTACAAGTGATGGAGCTATCAAGTACTTTGTTCAGCACGTGAAGGTGAAGGGGGCTATGAATCTGTTTGTTAGGTTCGAGAGGAACGTGACGTTTTCTGAGAAGGACAATGTTGACGACTCGGGGATGGGTTTTGTAACTCCGGTTGCATTTGGACCAAAGAGTTCTTCAAAGTTAGGCTCTGGAACTTCGAACGGAGGATATGTATCGACGGGTGCTTCTAAATCTAACATTGTTGACTTGCAAGATGTAGAGTTTCTGAGTGAAGTGGAGAGAGTTGAGGAGGTAATTAAAGGCGGTAGCGAGGGTGGAAAAGGAGAAGCTTTAAGCCAGAGTAGTGTTGGGGAGGAAGAAACTGTGGTGGAAGAAGTGGACGAGCTTGACGTGAGATCTCGAGGTTATGACG comes from the Brassica napus cultivar Da-Ae chromosome A7, Da-Ae, whole genome shotgun sequence genome and includes:
- the LOC106356306 gene encoding uncharacterized protein LOC106356306 — translated: MAERRLNFKAPLLSTRRMHNTAVSVRRNKSNNNFTLDSTTSEMGLDQVTEVASVPFTWKQSPGRLKGHDSSPQKVCDQVVTPCLPPGNLSFRAKQVEEDSEDVFSDAHDTHSYFSPNHSITGVSGYSVVETKNLSEDPQSRDFMLNRFLPAAKAMTVEQPHYGSNRKPSSFMSEPTIQIRDSVPEEKRKTPNRYDKSTLSPYYDHHQDIDNEESVEEEDDEVSEYAYLSRRGCGMFPQLCFKESVAMLNTGFKSKQNSPSHDQVKSSKVSQLKSRFQSIKQLALDSVSKHKLGGKVLSPVHPNLTSSASMSSSPYRHTKCMSPFRNGSPFHRDTRKETESLRANRLNKHISNISNASASSLLEKTVYVDTEDSPKTNIMIFPEEVEKKPDTNLELEELGKINSSPGRSLLAPPLPKKPSESWLLHNLPSVVNSQTSSRRYTFHPKKESFNENSISVTKWETIVKTSYMHRDHIRYSEELVAHTSLQ